From Draconibacterium halophilum, one genomic window encodes:
- a CDS encoding alpha/beta hydrolase-fold protein produces the protein MKNIFLIAALFISGICVAQDVVEDFQPSSVNQPGKQYPQVNSEGRVRAQISAPEANNVRLDIGGVKYEMVKDENGVWTGESEPQDVGFHYYQLNVDGASVPDPGTKYFYGAGRWGSGIEIPADDSNIYALKDVPHGLVSEQTYFSEITQSFRRCFVYTPAEYAENPEKRYPVLYLQHGSFEDETGWPGQGHANRILDNLITANKAVPMIIVMDNGYAYKPQTSGGGRPAMVFEEVMLNEIIPMIDKRFRTIADREHRAIAGLSMGANQTMRICMNNLDKFAYYGGFSGTSNYPSSDEINVETFLNGAFKNGKSVNDQIKVFWLGLGTKEPEPFPGSVGAFRNMLEKQGIDYVYYESPETAHEWQTWRRSLHQYAQLLFK, from the coding sequence ATGAAGAATATATTCTTAATTGCAGCTTTATTTATCAGCGGAATTTGTGTCGCTCAGGATGTGGTTGAAGATTTTCAGCCGTCGTCGGTAAACCAGCCAGGAAAACAATATCCCCAGGTGAATTCTGAGGGACGGGTTCGCGCACAGATTTCAGCACCCGAAGCCAACAACGTGAGGCTCGATATTGGCGGCGTAAAATATGAAATGGTAAAAGACGAAAACGGGGTGTGGACCGGTGAATCGGAACCGCAGGATGTTGGTTTTCATTACTACCAGCTAAATGTTGATGGCGCTTCCGTTCCTGATCCCGGAACCAAATATTTTTATGGTGCCGGCCGTTGGGGAAGTGGTATTGAAATTCCGGCCGACGATAGTAATATTTATGCGCTGAAAGATGTGCCGCACGGTTTGGTTAGCGAGCAAACCTATTTCTCTGAAATTACACAATCATTTCGCCGTTGTTTTGTTTATACGCCAGCCGAATATGCTGAAAATCCTGAAAAACGTTATCCTGTATTGTATCTTCAGCACGGAAGTTTTGAAGACGAAACCGGATGGCCCGGACAAGGACATGCGAACCGCATTTTGGATAACCTGATAACAGCGAATAAGGCGGTGCCCATGATTATTGTTATGGACAATGGTTATGCCTATAAGCCTCAAACTTCAGGGGGTGGTCGTCCGGCAATGGTTTTCGAAGAAGTGATGCTCAACGAAATCATTCCAATGATCGATAAACGTTTCCGAACAATTGCTGATCGGGAACACCGGGCTATTGCCGGTTTGTCGATGGGCGCCAACCAAACCATGCGGATTTGTATGAACAACCTTGATAAGTTTGCGTATTACGGCGGTTTTAGCGGTACTTCAAATTACCCCAGTTCCGACGAAATTAATGTGGAAACGTTCTTAAACGGAGCCTTCAAAAACGGAAAGTCAGTAAATGACCAGATAAAAGTTTTCTGGCTGGGATTGGGAACCAAAGAACCCGAACCTTTTCCAGGCTCAGTTGGTGCTTTCCGAAACATGCTCGAAAAACAAGGCATCGATTACGTGTATTACGAATCGCCCGAAACTGCCCACGAGTGGCAAACCTGGCGGCGCAGTTTACATCAGTATGCACAGTTGCTTTTCAAATAA
- a CDS encoding alpha/beta hydrolase: MNYILNKIDFRRAKLLVVLCLLAGFVSAQMPENSIPAPTNNNANQCPCIMPDNSVVFQVKAPNAQKVQIDLGKKYDMEKGADGVWSVRTEPIVPGFHYYFLVIDDVPVADPASQSFYGTGKMTSAIDISEEGVDFYEIKDVPHGALSSKYYYSEYTKSWRHLFVYTPPGYDKNTREKYPVVYIQHGGGEDETGWAVQGKTDIILDNLIAEGKAKPMIVVISNGNVRAPGGGFGGYSSQGMAPFKEEMTKNIVPFIDENYRTLTDAKNRAICGLSMGGGQSFYVGLESPAFFGSVGVFSTGLFGGIRTSGSGFDAEKEIPGLLSESEKFNKNLDLFYISCGEQDMRIEHTKKAVKTMRDSGLDVEFNSFPGDHEWQVWRKSLHDFASRVFQ; encoded by the coding sequence ATGAACTATATACTCAATAAAATAGATTTCAGGCGAGCAAAGCTGTTGGTCGTGCTTTGTTTGCTGGCTGGTTTTGTTTCGGCACAAATGCCCGAAAATTCTATTCCGGCACCTACGAATAACAACGCCAACCAGTGTCCGTGCATTATGCCCGATAACTCGGTGGTGTTTCAGGTAAAAGCGCCCAATGCCCAAAAAGTGCAGATCGACCTCGGTAAAAAGTACGACATGGAAAAAGGAGCAGATGGTGTTTGGTCGGTTCGTACCGAGCCTATTGTTCCCGGTTTTCATTATTACTTTTTGGTGATTGATGATGTGCCGGTTGCCGATCCGGCCAGCCAGTCGTTTTACGGAACCGGAAAAATGACAAGCGCCATTGATATTTCTGAAGAAGGAGTGGATTTTTATGAAATAAAAGATGTTCCGCACGGTGCTTTAAGTTCGAAATACTATTATTCGGAATACACCAAGAGCTGGAGGCACCTGTTTGTTTATACGCCTCCGGGCTACGATAAAAATACCCGCGAAAAATATCCGGTGGTTTATATTCAGCACGGTGGTGGCGAAGATGAAACCGGCTGGGCTGTGCAGGGAAAAACCGACATTATTCTGGATAACCTGATTGCTGAAGGAAAAGCCAAACCAATGATTGTGGTAATTTCCAACGGAAACGTTAGGGCACCCGGTGGTGGTTTTGGTGGCTACAGCAGCCAGGGAATGGCTCCTTTCAAAGAAGAAATGACGAAAAATATTGTTCCGTTTATCGATGAGAATTACCGCACATTGACGGATGCTAAAAATCGTGCCATTTGCGGACTGTCGATGGGAGGCGGGCAATCGTTTTATGTGGGGCTGGAAAGCCCTGCGTTTTTTGGCTCTGTAGGTGTTTTTAGCACCGGGCTGTTTGGCGGAATCAGAACTTCGGGAAGTGGTTTTGATGCCGAAAAGGAAATTCCCGGACTTTTATCAGAGTCGGAAAAATTCAATAAAAACCTGGATTTATTCTATATTTCGTGTGGCGAGCAGGACATGCGTATTGAGCATACCAAAAAAGCGGTAAAAACTATGCGCGATAGCGGTCTGGATGTGGAGTTCAATTCTTTTCCCGGCGACCATGAATGGCAGGTTTGGCGAAAGTCATTACACGATTTTGCATCAAGAGTATTTCAGTAA
- a CDS encoding esterase, with protein sequence MKRIKNLLLIFVASLFVCPLVSQAQQANVNLDYNPQKDTEGLIPFSAPLNSPEVYDDHTVTFRLKAPEAKVVTITDGTILTALGRGREPLPLEKGEDGIWSVTVGPFKPDMYAYHFNVDGMQICDPSNTMAAFTAMPPYSQLIVHGDGPAYYDAKNVPHGNVTRHIYHSDVTNGEREMYVYTPPGYDASKKYPVLYLVGGSGELPSNWIYDGRANLILDNLLAEGKAEPMIIAIPNNQVIHRNHPQHTELTFDIFEKELRNHVIPLVDASYSTIQNPKGRAISGLSMGGRHSMFIGFRSLDLFANFGILSAGDATAETTLEHFLTDPKVNDKVDYLFIGQGTEEAKGFFSRRVDGLCKALDNHNIEYEYYVGGSGGHDWSTWRHLLYYRFLPNLWEMNKN encoded by the coding sequence ATGAAACGAATAAAGAATCTACTACTAATTTTTGTTGCTTCATTGTTTGTGTGCCCGTTAGTTTCACAAGCACAGCAGGCCAATGTTAATCTCGATTATAATCCGCAGAAAGACACCGAAGGACTGATTCCTTTTAGTGCGCCTTTAAATTCGCCCGAAGTGTACGACGACCATACGGTAACTTTTCGCTTAAAAGCACCCGAAGCCAAGGTGGTTACAATTACCGATGGAACGATTCTTACCGCGCTTGGCAGAGGTCGTGAGCCACTTCCGCTAGAAAAAGGAGAAGATGGAATTTGGTCGGTAACCGTGGGGCCTTTTAAACCCGATATGTATGCTTATCATTTTAATGTTGACGGCATGCAGATTTGCGATCCGAGCAATACAATGGCTGCTTTTACCGCCATGCCGCCTTACAGTCAGTTGATTGTTCATGGCGATGGTCCGGCGTATTACGATGCCAAAAACGTACCTCACGGAAACGTTACGCGCCACATTTATCATTCGGATGTTACCAATGGCGAGCGCGAAATGTATGTGTATACACCTCCGGGTTACGATGCTTCTAAAAAATATCCGGTGCTATATCTTGTGGGTGGTAGCGGCGAATTGCCATCAAACTGGATTTACGATGGACGTGCCAACCTGATTTTGGATAATCTACTGGCCGAAGGAAAAGCGGAACCGATGATCATTGCAATTCCGAACAACCAGGTGATTCACCGGAATCATCCGCAGCATACCGAGCTCACTTTCGATATTTTTGAAAAAGAACTGCGCAACCATGTTATTCCATTGGTTGATGCAAGTTACAGCACCATTCAAAATCCAAAAGGACGCGCCATTTCAGGTTTGTCGATGGGTGGACGCCACAGTATGTTTATCGGTTTCCGTTCGCTCGATTTGTTTGCGAATTTTGGAATTCTCAGCGCTGGTGACGCAACCGCCGAAACTACGCTCGAACATTTTCTGACCGATCCGAAGGTAAATGATAAAGTAGATTATCTTTTTATCGGACAGGGAACGGAAGAAGCTAAAGGATTTTTTAGCCGGCGAGTTGATGGATTGTGTAAGGCACTTGACAATCACAACATCGAATACGAATATTATGTGGGCGGCAGTGGTGGTCACGATTGGTCAACCTGGAGGCACTTGTTGTATTACCGGTTCCTTCCAAATCTTTGGGAAATGAATAAAAATTAA
- a CDS encoding poly(ethylene terephthalate) hydrolase family protein produces the protein MKKIKRVLLLLVMISTVLTNLLNAQESTSRVVEDGGTGEYKAIMISEPSLATHTVFRPQDLSAFGKKSKLPVIAWGNGACANSPWEHVNFLNEVASYGFLVIAIGPMPEEGERGGGRSQSSQLTDAIDWAIAQNNDKNSPYYKKVDVKNIAVSGMSCGGLQTIEMAPDPRVTTVVVCNSGVLPTPGGGMPGMPALEKEDLKKLHTPTLYLLGGETDIAYNNGMDDYKRINHVPVYVANLDVGHGGTYREPHGGEFAKVATAWYQWQMKGDKEASKMFVGDNCGLCNDAEWKFESKNQNF, from the coding sequence ATGAAAAAAATAAAAAGAGTTTTATTATTACTTGTAATGATTAGTACTGTACTAACCAATCTGTTAAATGCACAGGAAAGTACTTCACGAGTGGTTGAAGACGGCGGAACCGGCGAATACAAAGCCATTATGATTTCTGAGCCTTCGCTGGCAACACACACTGTTTTCCGGCCACAGGATTTGAGCGCTTTTGGCAAGAAAAGCAAATTGCCTGTTATTGCCTGGGGAAACGGAGCTTGTGCCAACTCGCCATGGGAACATGTTAACTTTCTGAACGAAGTGGCATCGTACGGGTTTTTGGTAATTGCCATTGGTCCGATGCCCGAAGAAGGTGAGCGTGGCGGTGGCCGTTCACAATCGTCGCAGTTAACCGATGCCATTGATTGGGCTATCGCGCAAAACAACGACAAAAACAGTCCGTATTACAAAAAAGTAGATGTGAAAAATATTGCTGTCAGCGGAATGTCGTGTGGAGGCTTACAAACCATTGAAATGGCACCCGACCCGCGTGTAACCACTGTGGTGGTGTGCAACAGCGGTGTATTACCAACTCCGGGCGGAGGTATGCCGGGAATGCCGGCTTTGGAAAAAGAAGACCTGAAAAAGTTACATACACCTACGCTCTACCTTTTGGGTGGCGAAACGGATATTGCCTACAACAATGGAATGGACGACTACAAACGTATAAACCATGTACCGGTATATGTGGCAAATTTGGATGTAGGCCATGGCGGAACTTATCGTGAGCCGCATGGTGGCGAATTTGCAAAAGTGGCAACCGCCTGGTACCAGTGGCAAATGAAAGGCGACAAAGAAGCATCAAAAATGTTTGTTGGCGACAATTGCGGTTTGTGTAACGATGCTGAATGGAAATTTGAATCGAAGAACCAAAACTTTTAA
- a CDS encoding glycoside hydrolase family 97 protein, with protein MKTVKSYILAIFFILIIGPITAQQNQLTSPDGKLVVSVKIDNGVPVYSVLLNGKTFIKESPLGMETNIGDFTQELTLSESVERSEIHDSYELRNIKQSKVDYKANEAVFSFQKDDKTVLDVVFQVSNNNIAFRYKVHPQKETRSCVVNSESTGFVFPEGTTTFLCPQMKPMTGFARTAPSYETDYTLDDEMGKNGWGFGYTFPCLFKLNDAGWVLISETGVDSRYCASRLVGNEDKSYSIAYPLPEENNGNGTNTAGIPLPGYTPWRTITVGETLAPIVETTIPFEVVEPLYEASQEYKYGSGSWSWIIKMDGATTFDVQKEYIDFSAAMGFETVLVDALWDTQIGREKIEELAKYAASKDVALYLWHNSNGYWNDAPQGPRGIMDNNIIRRKEMAWMQRIGIRGIKVDFFGGDKQVTMKVYEDILYDANDYGLLVVFHGCTLPRGWERMFPNFGASEAVRASENLHFGQQSCNLEALNGCLHPFIRNAVGSMDFGGSTLNKFYNANNTPNRGSRRMTSDVYALATAVLFQSAVQHFALAPNNLTDAPEWAINFMKEVPTIWDDVRFIDGYPGKYVVLARRNGYKWYIAGINAQQETVKLNLKLPMINAGETLQFYTDDADLNGSLSSVKLNKKQEIELSIPCNGGALIVQ; from the coding sequence ATGAAGACGGTGAAAAGTTACATTCTTGCAATATTTTTTATTCTTATTATTGGCCCAATCACAGCTCAACAAAATCAACTAACAAGTCCTGATGGAAAACTTGTTGTTTCAGTAAAAATAGATAATGGAGTACCTGTTTACAGTGTTTTGTTAAACGGTAAAACTTTCATAAAAGAATCGCCTCTTGGAATGGAAACCAATATTGGCGATTTTACCCAGGAACTTACCCTTTCCGAATCGGTTGAAAGAAGTGAGATACACGACTCGTACGAACTTCGAAACATCAAACAAAGCAAGGTAGATTACAAGGCTAACGAAGCTGTTTTTTCATTTCAGAAAGATGATAAAACAGTTTTAGATGTTGTCTTTCAGGTAAGCAATAACAATATTGCCTTTCGCTATAAGGTGCATCCGCAAAAAGAAACCCGGAGTTGTGTGGTAAACAGCGAATCAACAGGTTTTGTATTCCCCGAAGGAACCACAACCTTTTTGTGCCCGCAAATGAAACCCATGACCGGTTTTGCCCGCACCGCTCCCAGCTACGAAACCGATTATACCCTCGACGATGAAATGGGTAAAAACGGATGGGGATTTGGATACACTTTCCCTTGTTTGTTTAAGCTGAACGATGCCGGTTGGGTACTGATTTCGGAAACAGGAGTCGACAGCCGTTATTGTGCCAGTCGCCTGGTTGGAAATGAAGACAAAAGTTACTCGATTGCCTATCCTTTACCAGAAGAAAATAACGGAAACGGCACCAACACTGCCGGTATTCCTTTGCCGGGATATACTCCATGGCGAACCATTACGGTTGGCGAAACGCTGGCCCCAATTGTAGAAACCACCATTCCTTTTGAAGTGGTGGAGCCACTTTACGAGGCCTCGCAAGAATACAAATACGGAAGTGGAAGTTGGAGTTGGATCATAAAAATGGACGGTGCAACCACTTTTGACGTTCAAAAAGAATACATTGATTTTAGTGCCGCAATGGGATTTGAAACCGTTCTGGTAGATGCCTTGTGGGATACACAGATCGGTCGCGAAAAAATTGAGGAACTGGCAAAATATGCTGCCTCAAAAGATGTTGCCTTGTATTTGTGGCACAATTCGAACGGGTACTGGAACGATGCTCCGCAGGGGCCACGCGGAATTATGGATAATAACATTATCCGCCGAAAAGAAATGGCGTGGATGCAACGAATTGGAATTCGCGGTATTAAAGTTGATTTTTTTGGTGGCGACAAACAGGTAACCATGAAGGTGTATGAAGACATTTTATACGATGCCAATGATTACGGTCTGTTGGTAGTTTTTCACGGTTGTACCTTACCCCGTGGATGGGAACGAATGTTTCCGAACTTTGGGGCAAGTGAAGCAGTTCGGGCAAGTGAAAATTTGCATTTCGGACAGCAGAGTTGCAACCTTGAAGCTTTAAATGGTTGTTTGCATCCCTTTATTCGGAATGCCGTTGGAAGTATGGATTTTGGCGGAAGTACGCTGAACAAATTTTACAACGCAAACAATACACCCAATCGGGGAAGTCGACGTATGACTTCCGATGTTTATGCTTTGGCCACAGCCGTGTTATTTCAGAGTGCAGTGCAGCATTTTGCTCTGGCTCCTAATAATTTAACCGATGCTCCGGAGTGGGCCATTAACTTTATGAAAGAAGTTCCCACCATCTGGGACGATGTTCGATTTATCGACGGATACCCCGGGAAATATGTGGTATTGGCGCGGCGAAATGGTTACAAATGGTACATTGCCGGGATAAACGCCCAGCAAGAAACCGTCAAGCTAAACCTTAAATTGCCGATGATTAATGCAGGAGAAACCTTACAATTTTACACTGACGATGCCGATTTAAATGGTTCGCTAAGTTCTGTTAAACTGAATAAAAAGCAGGAAATAGAACTTTCTATTCCATGCAATGGCGGAGCATTAATTGTACAATAA
- a CDS encoding alpha-glucuronidase, with translation MKTTKLILILILFSTSLFAENDSELWLRKKATTQVNIQCSKSSPTIDIAINELKNSWQGEDGANIELKIIKDKQLKADGFRLSRTGIQAKTDAGLLYGVFEILRRQQTGGSITGDIVNPSYDLRLLNHWDNLNGSVERGYAGRSIFWRGIDSLEVTSGDLNLWKEYARANASVGINATVLNNVNASPSVLTTPVLERAKAVADVLRPYGIKTYLAVNFASPEVIGGLETADPFDPAVKAWWKEKVKEIYTLIPDFGGFLVKANSEGQPGPQNFGRNHADGANMMAEALEPYNGIVMWRAFVYDPSDEDRAKQAYNEFMPLDGQFHDNVIIQVKNGPIDFQPREPFSPLFGAMKKTTVMPELQVTMEYLGQSVHLVFLATMWEEFLKSETWQEGAGSTVARCTDGSIFNQKYSAIAGVANIGLDANWCGHDFAQANWYAFGRQAWDHSISSAQIADEWLKLTFGPQNIDKETSSYDLEWNLSFLQPVKQMMLNSHEATVNYMMPLGLHHIFSAHAHYGPGPWWAPRGMRADWTPPYYHQADSLGIGFDRTASGSDAISQYHEPLAGQLADLNTCPEVYLLWFHHVSWDHKMKNNRTLWNELCYRYDEGVKQVREFQQVWDKAERFVDAERFAAVQHKLTEQGMNAQEWKDACLLYFQQFSKQPIPYELERPLFNLDELLERDRQRVRRSR, from the coding sequence ATGAAGACAACTAAGCTCATTCTTATTCTAATTTTGTTCAGCACTTCTTTGTTTGCTGAAAATGACAGTGAATTATGGTTAAGAAAGAAGGCGACAACGCAGGTTAATATTCAATGTTCAAAAAGTTCACCTACAATTGATATTGCCATTAACGAACTCAAAAACAGTTGGCAGGGTGAGGATGGAGCAAACATCGAATTAAAAATTATAAAGGACAAACAATTAAAGGCTGATGGTTTCAGACTCAGCAGAACCGGTATTCAGGCTAAAACCGATGCCGGCCTTTTATACGGTGTTTTCGAGATTTTGCGTCGGCAACAAACAGGAGGCTCAATAACTGGAGATATTGTAAATCCTTCGTATGATTTACGCTTGTTAAACCATTGGGATAACCTGAACGGAAGTGTTGAAAGAGGATATGCCGGACGTTCCATTTTTTGGCGTGGTATCGATTCGCTGGAAGTTACTTCAGGCGATTTAAACCTTTGGAAAGAGTATGCCCGGGCCAATGCTTCGGTAGGAATTAATGCAACGGTACTGAACAATGTAAATGCTTCACCATCCGTATTAACAACACCTGTTTTGGAGCGGGCAAAAGCTGTTGCTGATGTACTGCGCCCTTACGGAATAAAAACTTATCTGGCTGTTAACTTTGCTTCGCCTGAAGTAATTGGTGGCCTTGAAACTGCCGACCCTTTTGATCCTGCTGTAAAAGCCTGGTGGAAGGAGAAAGTAAAAGAAATATATACGTTAATTCCCGATTTTGGTGGTTTCCTGGTAAAGGCAAACAGCGAAGGACAGCCGGGACCACAAAACTTTGGACGTAACCATGCCGATGGTGCCAATATGATGGCCGAAGCGCTTGAACCTTACAACGGTATTGTAATGTGGCGTGCCTTTGTTTATGATCCATCGGATGAAGACCGTGCCAAACAAGCGTACAATGAATTTATGCCACTGGATGGACAATTCCATGATAATGTGATTATACAGGTAAAAAACGGTCCTATCGATTTTCAGCCACGCGAACCGTTTAGCCCCTTATTTGGTGCCATGAAAAAGACAACTGTAATGCCCGAATTGCAGGTTACAATGGAATATCTCGGACAGTCGGTGCATCTGGTTTTTCTGGCTACCATGTGGGAAGAATTTCTAAAAAGCGAAACCTGGCAGGAAGGTGCAGGCAGTACGGTTGCCCGTTGCACCGATGGCAGTATTTTCAATCAGAAATACAGCGCTATTGCAGGCGTTGCAAACATCGGGCTCGATGCCAACTGGTGTGGTCACGATTTTGCTCAGGCCAACTGGTATGCTTTTGGACGGCAGGCCTGGGATCATTCGATAAGCAGCGCACAAATAGCCGATGAATGGTTGAAACTTACGTTCGGGCCACAAAATATTGATAAAGAAACAAGTTCTTATGACCTGGAGTGGAATCTGTCGTTTTTACAACCCGTGAAACAAATGATGCTCAACAGTCATGAAGCTACTGTTAATTACATGATGCCTTTGGGGCTTCATCATATTTTCTCAGCACACGCACATTACGGCCCAGGGCCATGGTGGGCTCCGCGTGGTATGCGTGCCGACTGGACTCCTCCGTATTATCATCAGGCCGATTCACTTGGAATTGGATTCGATCGCACGGCTTCGGGCAGCGATGCAATTAGCCAATACCACGAGCCGCTTGCCGGCCAGTTAGCCGACCTGAATACCTGTCCCGAGGTCTATTTGCTTTGGTTTCACCATGTTTCGTGGGATCATAAAATGAAAAATAACAGAACGCTTTGGAATGAGCTATGCTATCGGTATGACGAAGGAGTGAAACAAGTGCGCGAATTTCAGCAGGTTTGGGACAAGGCAGAACGTTTTGTCGATGCGGAACGATTTGCAGCAGTTCAGCATAAACTTACAGAACAGGGCATGAATGCACAGGAATGGAAAGACGCCTGTTTGCTGTATTTTCAGCAATTCAGTAAACAACCAATCCCTTATGAACTGGAACGTCCATTATTTAACCTGGATGAGCTGCTCGAACGTGACAGACAGCGGGTGCGAAGAAGTCGGTAG
- a CDS encoding family 43 glycosylhydrolase — MNKKKILTLAIILTLSVFSVLAQNPIIRDQFSADPTARVINGKVYVFPSHDIPAPPNKNLRENWFCMPDYHVFSSENLCDWTDHGVIVSQNKVAWVDSTSYSMWAPDCIERNGKYYFYFPANKNVAGPNGRKGFGIGVAVADKPEGPYVPEENAIEGIFGIDPNVLIDKDGQAYLYYSMGNIYVAKLKENMTELATKPVAIANLPERGMKEGPFVFERNGKYYLTFPHVENDTERLEYAMGDSPEGPFKMTGVIMDESETGCWTNHHSLIEYNDQWYLFYHHNDYSPNFDKNRSVCIDSLVFNADGTIQKVIPTKRGVGITAASGKIQLDRYSAISENGATIAFNDTTNTFAGWKTTLANEGAWISYNTVNFEKKNTGKVVLNAGALNGGKVELRIDAVDGPVLAEIDVPESKEMTVSKTKINKVEPGIHNIFVVAANDNPVEIDWISFE, encoded by the coding sequence ATGAATAAGAAAAAAATCTTAACCCTTGCCATAATCTTAACCCTATCGGTGTTTTCGGTTTTGGCTCAAAATCCGATAATAAGAGATCAGTTTTCGGCCGATCCCACAGCAAGGGTAATCAACGGAAAGGTATATGTCTTTCCTTCGCACGACATTCCGGCTCCACCCAATAAAAACCTGCGCGAGAATTGGTTTTGTATGCCCGATTACCATGTGTTTTCATCAGAAAACCTTTGCGATTGGACAGATCACGGCGTAATTGTTAGTCAGAATAAGGTGGCTTGGGTTGATTCTACCTCATACAGCATGTGGGCACCCGATTGTATCGAGCGTAACGGAAAATATTATTTCTACTTTCCGGCCAATAAAAATGTAGCGGGCCCCAACGGCCGTAAAGGTTTTGGAATTGGAGTGGCCGTTGCCGATAAGCCTGAAGGTCCTTACGTTCCGGAGGAAAATGCTATTGAAGGTATTTTTGGTATCGATCCAAATGTTTTGATCGACAAAGACGGACAAGCTTATTTGTATTATTCGATGGGCAACATATACGTGGCAAAACTAAAAGAGAACATGACAGAACTGGCTACGAAGCCGGTTGCCATTGCCAATTTGCCCGAAAGAGGGATGAAAGAGGGACCTTTTGTTTTTGAGCGAAACGGAAAGTACTACCTTACTTTTCCTCATGTGGAAAACGATACCGAACGGTTGGAATACGCCATGGGCGATAGCCCCGAAGGACCGTTTAAAATGACCGGAGTGATTATGGACGAATCGGAAACAGGGTGCTGGACCAACCATCACTCACTGATCGAATACAACGATCAGTGGTATTTGTTTTACCACCATAATGACTATTCGCCTAATTTTGATAAGAACCGTTCGGTGTGTATCGACAGCCTGGTTTTTAATGCCGATGGAACTATTCAAAAAGTTATTCCAACAAAACGAGGTGTAGGAATAACTGCTGCATCCGGTAAAATTCAGCTCGACCGTTACAGCGCAATAAGCGAAAATGGCGCAACAATAGCTTTTAACGATACCACAAATACTTTCGCAGGGTGGAAGACCACGCTGGCCAATGAAGGTGCATGGATTTCATACAACACGGTAAATTTTGAAAAGAAAAATACTGGAAAAGTGGTGTTGAATGCCGGTGCTTTAAACGGTGGAAAAGTTGAATTGAGAATTGATGCAGTGGATGGCCCTGTTCTGGCTGAAATAGATGTGCCGGAAAGTAAAGAAATGACCGTATCAAAAACAAAAATAAACAAAGTTGAGCCCGGTATCCATAATATTTTTGTGGTGGCGGCGAACGATAATCCGGTGGAAATAGACTGGATAAGTTTTGAATAG